Sequence from the Saccharomonospora amisosensis genome:
GCCAGCTGGGCGTACCAGCGGAAGACACCACTCCGCGAGCCGCCCAAGGGGGGCAACCGCCCGTGCCGTGACAACGTCCGCGAGACCAATACGCGCCCGGACCGCCTTGTCTTCTGCCCGGCCCCGTTCCACGGTCACCGCAAGCCCCAGCGCCTCCACGGCCTCGATCAGCCAGTCGACCCGGCGAGCCATCGGCTCAAGCAAGACCATATCGAGATCCGGCCGGCTGATGGCGAGCGGTATGCCGGGCAGCCCGGCACCCGACCCGACATCGATCACCCTCGCGCCTTCGGGAATGCATTCGCCGATCACCGCGGAGTTGAGCAGGTGCCGCTCCCACAGCCGGTCCACTTCGCGTGGGCCGATCAGTCCGCGCTCCACGCCATGTCGCGCCAGCAGTCGCGCGAACGCCTCAGCCCGATCGACGTGATCGCCAAAGACGTCAGCCGCCGCGTGGGGGACTGCGGCCCTCAACTCCTCCAGGCCCACCGAATCTCACTCCTCCGTCATTGCCGTTTCACGTGAAACTGGCTCCGCTGATTGTCCCCGATGGAGGACGGGACTCAGCGCGACAGTCCGTAAATGTG
This genomic interval carries:
- the rsmG gene encoding 16S rRNA (guanine(527)-N(7))-methyltransferase RsmG; the encoded protein is MGLEELRAAVPHAAADVFGDHVDRAEAFARLLARHGVERGLIGPREVDRLWERHLLNSAVIGECIPEGARVIDVGSGAGLPGIPLAISRPDLDMVLLEPMARRVDWLIEAVEALGLAVTVERGRAEDKAVRARIGLADVVTARAVAPLGRLAEWCLPLVRPAGFLLALKGASADQEIERDRDPVRSAGGGEPRLVRCGVDVLETPTTVVVIERVAGSRSGGKRRGSSKRR